GTAAGTCTATGAATACATGACTCTTGAGCTAAAACTGAACAACATCTCATCATGACTGTGTCAACACTGTGTTTGGATTTGGTACGTATTTAATTTTTACTAGCATTGTTGTTGTTGCCTTTCCTTGGACAGGTTTCGCTATAATTGCTATCTTATAAATGTTTGTACCTCATTGCAAAATTAGAAAGCCCTCAGTCTCAactgttatttatgtatttttaccaTTGCTGATTATAGATAAGTACTTTTTCAGTAACCACCATCCTGTTACAATTACCTGTCTTAAAATGGCTACATATTGTCACAACACTTTGGTTAACCTCAACAACAATAGAGAAACATTTGTGTGTAGTTAAGCTTTACAGACTTCTAGTCTGGTTAAATAGATCATTGCCATCTGTTATATACTTTGAGTTATGTGGGCaaaatctatatttattataatatatttaataaagaaCTAATTATCTTTGGTAAAGGTCTGtcttatttatttcataaaattaagACAATGACAAACTTAAAAtccatgaaaaataaaaaggtatttaagtcTATGGGTTTAAGGCCTCAATACGAAACAGCATGGACTCAAAAAGGTGGGATACAAGGAACtagaaataaatagataaatgtaTTAGTTCTTCAGAATATAGGTTTAAGAATACATTTTCTGTATTCTTGCATCTAGCTCGAAATGTTGGCGTTTATCTCTAGTGATTGTTCATTGTACAGCATATTTCTATACACTTTAAACATCAAATGTGACAAATATTTGGATTGACTGTCCTTgtgtatataaaattttaatgtttattggCTAAATAGTTTTAGATGTGTAAGTTTCAGTGGGTTATCCTATTTCATTATGGTGGTAATGTCTAAATAGAATCATTTTTCAAAGTATACTTTTAAACCGACAGCTCTGCACTTTTAGTGTATGTCAATGTCACCAATTGCCTGTCTACTTTTATTTTAGGAGAAGCAATGTTGATACCAATGTGTTTTAATTATTGTCCTTTctgtatattttcacatttaaaatatttctcaaTAAGTATTTAAAATGCACAAGGGAACATGACATTTGGGGGTCTTTTTTAATAAACAGACAactatttgagtttttttttttttgtatttaggtATTTAAATATGATGGTATTTTATATGTTCAGAGGATACTGATATTTATTTAACTGCAgtcaattgttttatttcaggTATTTATACTATTCATAGTCCCCCAATGCCAATGCCAAAGTAAAATTCCACCCTTGACAGATGGAAAGTGTTCAGCAGGTAAACAGACATGCCTCccactaactaaaataaaaacaatagtaaAACCACAAGAAAAACATCCATAATAGATTCACCTTTgcaaataaattatgcaaaattcaAGATTTTCATCTTGTTATTTTGACATTTCCTGCAGGATATTTTAAATCAGAACAGGGCTGTCAGATGTGTGGGAGTGGTTTTTACATTTCCCTCGCAAATTCTCTAAATACGTGTTTCAGATGTACTCACTGTGATCCAGGTGGTAAGTAAAATAACAGAATACATTTGTTGCAATTATCTAATTAATGCATGTGGAATTTAgacatttgtaatttatataacTGTCGCAAGGTGGGCTTTACATCCAAATATAAGACTCCTGGTTTTACAGCTCATGAAGTAGAAGATATCACCTGTACACCAACACAGAACAGAGTCTGCGTTTGTAAAGCTGGGTATTACAAGAATAATGGTCTCTGTAAACCCTGTTCCAGCTGCCAAAACTGCACAGACTGTAAGTGTCATCAGAGGAAGTTCAATTTATGGCCAAATGACACAAGTGATACTTTCTGttgtaaataaaaaactaaactaaaaatgaaatatccTGAACATTGTGTGGCTATAGGAAACTGTAACTGAATagtttctttttccttttgtgttaatcaggttTGAACTGTAAAGAGAACTGTACCCAGCAAATGACAAATGGTAAAACCACACCAGTAGTCTGTGGGATTGGCAACTACCTGGATGATGGACAGTGCAAAAGCTGTGTTGAGTATGGGGTCTAATATTCACTTTACATCTTTTGAATCGTGATGGATTTTTGGTAAATTACTCTATTTGTGGAGAATAAGGATATTTTGTTTAGTCTTTAGCATGTAGGTTAACGGGTTGTGGTTTTCCTGTGCATATAGTTTTAGCATCCGCATCAGAATTTCCTGCATTTGTAGTAATGTTTTCCAGCTTTATTAGCTATGAAACATTATTTAAGTTTCAAGCAcaccaaaaaatatttaaaacttgtgATAATGTTTATATGGTAAATGcagttgtagtttttttattgttgtgttttgCAGATATTTGTTATGAAAGTGTCTTGGGTCAAAGTACATTTTAAGTATAAATGTTCTGTTGCTTAATGTAATTTGTTTCAGGTCTAAGTGCACGAAAGAGTCCTGCAAATCTTTTTGTAGTCCTACAGATGAAACAAAAGGTATCATGACATCCTAACATGTataattagacatttttatatttgcaaaCCTTTGAAGCAAGAAATAAGCAGGTTAGATTTTGACATACATTGTCCCTTTTCTTAGGTTTTTCTAAAGCGCTGTTGCTGGTGTTATTGATGAGTGTGACCTTATTGGCTGGTGTTCTCTGTCTTCTTCTCATCTGGTTCTGTAGACGGAGATGGGTTTGCAAAATCTGGCATATTCACAAACATCCAAACATTCAGATTCAACCAGGTTTACATTCACTCACATTTACTTCATTTAGATTAATGAAGCTTGCTATACctctaaaggggtcatatgatggtgctaaaataactttaatttgTGTATTCGGTGtagtgaaatgtgtttatgcggtttatgggtcaaaaacattattttccacatactgtacattattgtttctactctatgccccgcctttctgaaatgcgtagtttttttacaaagatcatcattctgaaagtgaagtgtgctctgattggtcagctattcagtgggttgtgattggccgaataccttaagcgtgtgacagaaatgttaggCCCTTTACCATACTGTCATGCCTGGTGCGacgagacaaaaacattaaaacccattataaacaaggcttttgttgcatccagtggggacataattatggatttGACTTACGCGTTCTTTTTACACGTTGCGTTGCATCGTGCCGCATAAGCAgtaaaccatgtctgcatttgtgatcggagaaatgacaaacaacaagcgttactctacactgctcaaatctcacgtttgaatcatcagcggcaaattctttaaatatgaaaacgttcTTACAGACTGTGAGTTAGAACAGCCGGCAGATCAGGAAACAGTTCTCTATAAAATGTGCtccacacatctgaatatttgggttgaactgttctggaacagtgttgtaaatgcaatttaccaatgatttctagtcgtgtcctgtTT
This Carassius gibelio isolate Cgi1373 ecotype wild population from Czech Republic chromosome A23, carGib1.2-hapl.c, whole genome shotgun sequence DNA region includes the following protein-coding sequences:
- the LOC127944880 gene encoding tumor necrosis factor receptor superfamily member 1A-like; its protein translation is MTVSTLCLDLVFILFIVPQCQCQSKIPPLTDGKCSAGYFKSEQGCQMCGSGFYISLANSLNTCFRCTHCDPGAHEVEDITCTPTQNRVCVCKAGYYKNNGLCKPCSSCQNCTDCLNCKENCTQQMTNGKTTPVVCGIGNYLDDGQCKSCVESKCTKESCKSFCSPTDETKGFSKALLLVLLMSVTLLAGVLCLLLIWFCRRRWVCKIWHIHKHPNIQIQPDQPNDVISIPIAMELTGHNVHSGDLQSIMGPLIANGNPKLMQVLQKESWPASVLYMVIREIPVTRWKEFLRLLSVSDDQMERIELEAGPSYLEKQYHMLRLWSQNSGAKIETIYSTLHYMNLSGCAQELQEKLEQLQASMKAHSS